In Prochlorococcus marinus CUG1435, the genomic window CAATATGAAAAAAAATAGAATTGGATTCTCTATTCAAGTAATCTTGCCAATAGAGAAAAAAGAATTTTTTAGGCAGCTATGGTTTGATTATTCCAATACTATTGGAGTTCGTGAAAGGATCCAATCAAGGTGGATATTACTTAGAAGGAGAGGAGAATGTTCAACGACTTTTGGAAATATAAAAGTTAAACAGACTATGAAACCAGATGGATCAATAACTATGAAGCCTGAAAATGACGAAGTTATAAGATTAAAACTAGAGCATAAAATATCAACTGAAGAAATAAGAAAAATAATAAAAGATTCCAGTAAAAAATTTCAAGCATTTGAAGACTGGAAATGAGATTCAATTTAAGTAGTCAATCATATTGGAAATTTCTAAAAAAATTTAATTTTGGAATTTTAAAGAGTACTTTCTTTATTTCAAGCTTGTTATATTTTTGCATCTATTTTTTTTATAATATTGATCAAATTACTTTTGATATTAATTTAGAAAAAAATGGAATTAATTTATTTTTATCATTTTTATTTTGTGTTTTAAGTATTTACCTGAACGCATATGGATGGAAATATATTGTTAAATGGTTTGGGAAAGAATTTAAAAGTAATAATCTAGTTTCTTTTTATGTCTTAACTAATATTCTAAAATACGTTCCTGGAGGGATTTGGCATTTTGTTGAAAGATTTAATTTTATAAAAAAAATAAGTAATCCCCAGATTGCTTTGTATTCGACACTTATAGAACCTTATTTTATGTTGAGTGGATCTTTTCTCTTGGCATCGCTGGGATTAATTTTTTCACCACTTTATTCTTTTTTAATTTTTCCTTTAGTATTCTTAAATAGGAAATTAATTTATTTTATCTTAAAAAGATTAAGAACCCTTAAGGGAAAAGTATTTGAGGTTTTGAGACTTCAAAATTTAAATGGCCAATTTGAAGAGAGAACAAATATAATCTCTTTTTTTCCTAGTAGAGCTTTATTGCTTGAAATTGGATTTGTTTTATCTAAATTTGTTGGGTTTTATTTTTGCTTAAATACTTTTTATCAAAGTAATACTTTGGACATCATATTTTTATTAGTAATCTTTTCTTTGTCATGGTCTTTAGGATTGGTAGTCCCAACAGCTCCAGGAGGAGTTGGTGTTTTTGAAGCCTGCCTTCTTTTTCTTGTGGGCAGAAATATCCCACAGAATGCAATTTTTGTTTGCTTAATTTATTTTAGAATTATATCTACATCGGCAGATTTGTTGTTAAGCTTCCCTTTTTTAATTAGAAAAATTTTTAAAAGAATTTAGTTTTTTTTCTCTAAACTTGGTATTAATGTAATTGATGCAATAAGGCCCAGAATCATGATAAAAATAGCTGGTAATATTGCTTCTACCATTCTTTCATCTCCAGCATATTGATATATTCGAACAGATAATGTATCGAAATCGAATGGTCTTAAAATAAATGTTATGGGTAATTCTTTTATCGTGTCTACAAAAACTAAAAGTGATCCGACAAAGATTGGTCCTTGGAGTAAAGGCAGATGAATTTTTTTGATGATTCCCAGCCAATTCTCTCCTAAACCAAGTGCAGCTTCATCAAGACCAGGAGAAATCCTCTCAAGACTTGAATCAATAGAACCCTTAGAAATAGTTAGAAATCGGACAAGATAACCCCAGATTAGTAAGCAAATAGCAATGAAGTTTAATTTTGAAGAAGAAACGCTTATTAAAGATAAAGCTAAAACTGTACCTGGTATTGCGTAACCTATCCCCGCAAGGTTTGTTATTAGTTCTAGAAATAAGTTTTTATTTGGACGTCTAGCTAAGGAAATTATTAACGAGAATAGCATTGTTATTAATGCTGTAAAAAATCCTAAACTAATAGTCCTAAATGATAGGTTGAGTAATTCTAAAGACAACCCTTTATGAATTTGATCGATATTTAGCAGAACCCAAAAAAAAGGAATTCCAAAAGAGAAAATTGGAGGGAATAAGGATATGATTATTGCCAAAAAAGCTCGATTTTTTTTTAATTCCCACCCTTGAGAATCTTTTGATGCAGGATTTTCACTCCACCTCTTTGATTTTCTTCGCGAGAATTTTTCAAAAATAATTAAAGTAAAAATTATTGACAAGGCTACCAATGATAGTCCAATAGCACTTTTTGGATCACCCTCAATTATCCAATTTTCGGCTATACCTGTAGAAATACTTGGAATATTTAATAATGCAAATGTACCTAACTCATTCATTACTTCCATACACATTAAACTTATTCCTGTTATCAATGCTGGCATCGCCATTGGGAAAGCTATTTTAAAGAAGCTCCTCCATGGCCCAACTCCTAATCCTCTACTAGCATTTATTTGATTAATACCAAATTTATTAAAACTTTCATTTGCAAGAATGAATACATATGGATACGTAGAAATCGAAAGTATTAAAACCCCCCACCATAAACCAGTTACCTGATACCCAAAAATACTTCCTAAATCCTGTAAAACAGCTGTTATTAGATATGCTGGGGCAGCTAATGGAACTAGCTGAAAGATACGAAGAATTTTTCTGAACTTAAAATCGCAATTTGAAAGTAACCATCCATTTATTGTTCCCAAGCCTCCCCCAAATAAACTTGTCAGTGCTAAAACTTTTAGAGTTCCTAATACCTCTTCTCCTCCAGCAATACCCAATGAAAAATTTCCACTTAAAACATATTGAATTCCCTCAAGAAGAAAATTGCATATTGGAATGATTACTAATATTGAAACAATAACCGATATGGTAAAAAGAAGTTTTAATTCGTTTACTGCTTTTTTAAATCCTTTAATTAGTATTTTCAAAAATTAATTAAACCCTAATATGTATACTCTAATCTGTACTAAATCTACACGATGAGAGTTGCTTCTTAATAGTTTGATGATCTAAGTCTTTCCCAATTAAAACTATCTTGTTAGATTTTTCTTTTGTCCATTCTTCATCATCTAGAGAAAATCGTTTTCCGGATAGGTGAAAAATGTGTTTTCTTTCACTCTCCATAAACCATAATATTCCTTTTGCCCTAAATACATTTTGTGAGATTTGATTATCTAAGAAATATTGAAACTTCCTTAGGGAAAATGGTTCAAATGTCTCATAAGAAACTGATGTAAAACCATCTATATTATTGATCAAATCGTGTGAATGAGAGGAGTGATCGTGTGAATGAGAGGAGTGATCGTGTGAGTGAGAGGAGTGATCGTGTGAGTGAGAGGAGTGATCGTGTGAATGAGAGGAGTGATCGTGTGAGTGAGAGGAGTGATCGTGTGAATGAGAGGAGTGATCGTGTGAATTGTCTTTTACATCTTCTTTATCCTTATCGAATTGAAAAGTATCTGTTTCAAATAGACCTACACTCATTATTGTTTGTAATCCAACTTCACTATTTGTTGATCTCAATATCCTTGGTTCTTTTTTTATTTTATTTATAAATTTTTCGACTTTTTTTAATTGTACTTCGTTGACTAAATCACATTTATTTAGGAGAAGGATATCTCCGTATAAAATCTGAGAATAGGCGACACTTGTATTATTAATTTCAAAATCAAAATTTTCTCCATCAATGACAGTGATGATTGAATCTAATCTTACTTTTTCCCGAAGATCTCCAGCTGCAAAAGTCATGGCTACTGGTAATGGATCTGCAAGCCCAGTAGTTTCCACAATCAAATAGTCTAATTTTTCAGCTCTTTCTAAAACTTTGGATACGGTATTTAATAATTCGCCATTGATAGAGCAACATATACATCCATTATTTAATTCGATCATATCTTCTGAGCCTTCTATTATTAAGTCATTATCTATTCCTATCTCTCCAAATTCATTAACCAAAACAGCTGTTTTAAGACCTACTTGATTTTTTAAAATATGATTTAGAAGTGTAGTTTTGCCAGAACCTAAAAATCCACTAATAATAGTAACTGGCAATAAATTTTTAGACATTTTGAATAGTTGAAAACAAGTTTATATTTTTATTGATCGAAAATTTTGTTAATTTCCGAAGCTAATGTTTGATCCAGATTCGTAATGCCTCCTAGATCATGTGTATTTAATTTAATTATTACTTTTGCATACACATTCTCCCAGTTAGGATGATGATTATATTTTTCACAGATTAAAGCAACCTTAGTCATAAAAGCAAAGGCTTCAATAAAATTAGCGAAGTTGAATTCTCTTTGGATTTGTTTAGATTTAATTTCCCAGCCAGGTATTTTGACAACTAATTCATTCAATTCTTCATCTTGCAAAATGTAGGGTTCCATTAAATAAGAAATCTGACTTATTACATTATAGATATCTTACTTTTTCTCACCAATTATATGTACATTAATGATTCTTTCCTTTTGATCAAATCGATGTTCCCATAAATAAACTGCTTGCCATGTGCCAAGCATAATTTTCCCGTCTTGAAAACTCAAAGATAAACAAGTGTTTGTTAGTGATGTTTTAATATGTGCTGGCATATCGTCAGCCCCTTCTTGATAATGTTTATAGGATATTTCTTCTCTATTTTTTGATAAGGTTAGGTAGGAATCATAGGGAACTATCGATTGCATATACTGTTTTAGGTCCCTCAGTACATTTGGATCTGCGTTCTCATTAATAGTTAAACTGCAACTTGTATGAAGTGAAGTTAAATTTAAAATTCCGGAATGAAAATTATTTTTTTTAACACATAAATTTAAATCATATGTGATATCAATAAAACCCTCGCCATGGGTAATGAATTTTAATTTTGAAAATATTTGTTCCATATAAGTTAAAACTTAATTAATCAATATCCTATTATGGATAAAAATGCATGTTTTACTGCAGACATTAAAATTTTTATCTTAAGATAAATTTAATTTCCATTTAAATCTTTGGCTGAAACTCATTGGAATAAACTGGGTGCTTACCTTAAAGAAACACAAATATTAGGTTCAATCCAAAATACACTTTATTGGGATCAGAATACTGGAATGCCAAAGAAAGGTGCTTCTTGGAGGTCTGAACAACTCACTTATATTGCAAAAGTATTGCATGAAAGAAATTCTTCCGAGGAATTTTCTAATTTAATACAATCTGCTAAAAATGAACTAGCAGATATTGAACGAAATTCCGATAATCAACTTTTCATAAAAGATAAAGAAAGAAATATTAGTCTTTTATTGAAGGAATTTAATAGAGAAAGAAATTTAGATCCTAAATTAGTTGAGTCTCTAGCAAAGGCAAAATCTAAAGGGTATGAAAGCTGGCAAGAAGCTAAGGAAAAATCAGATTTTAAAATTTTTCTTCCTTTCTTTGAAGAATTAGTTAAATTGCGGATTGAAGAGGCAAAACAAACATCAGATCAATATTCACCATGGGAAACTTTAGCCCAACCCTTTGAGCCTGAATTAACTTTAAAGTGGCTGAATAAAATGTTTCAGCCTTTGAAAGACACTCTCCCAGAGTTGATTAGAGGGATTAATAAATCTAAGAAATATCACTGGGATTTGAGTCCAGAATCTCAACATAATTTATGTTCTCAATTACTTGATGAGTTTGGGAGAGATAAAGATCTAGTTGTTGTTGGTAAATCTCCCCATCCTTTTTCGATTACGTTAGGGCCTAATGATTTCAGGATTACGACAAGAATTGTTGAAGGTGAACCATTATCAAGCTTTCTAGCAACTGCTCATGAGTGGGGGCATTCTATTTATGAGCAGGGTTTGCCATCTCAAAGTCATCAATGGTTTGCTTGGCCTTTAGGTCAAGCAACCTCTATGGGTATTCATGAAAGTCAATCTTTATTTTGGGAAAATAGAATAGTTAAATCCAAATCTTTTTCAAAAAGATTTTTTAACAAATTTGTTTCGGCTGGATGTTCTCTTAATAATTATTTAGAACTATGGAAATCGATTAATCATTTGGAAGCAGGATTAAATAGGGTTGAAGCGGATGAATTGACTTATGGCTTACACATATTAATAAGAACCGAACTTGAAATAGATTTAATTGAAAGAGGGTTACCTGCTGAAGATATTCCAAAAGAATGGAATAAAAGATATGATGAACTCCTAGGAATTAAACCCTCTAATGATTCAGAAGGTTGTCTTCAAGATGTTCATTGGAGTGAAGGGGCTTTTGGATATTTCCCCTCATATTTGTTAGGACATGTTATAAGTGCGCAAATATCTTCTCAAATGGAAAGAGACATAGGTTTGATTGACAACTTAATTGAAAATGGTGAATATCAAAAGATCATCTTTTGGTTAAAAAATAATATACATAAATATGGTAGATCAGTTAATTGTATGGAGTTGGTAAGAGCTGTAACTAATGAAGAACTATCGCCAAACTATTTTATTAATCATTTAAGGTCTAAAATAAATGATTTTTGCTGAAACATTACTTTTAAAGAATTTGGTTAGGTGTGAGGATGTAAGATAAACAAAAATAATTTCTTGATGGCAAATCTAAATCAGCCCCCAAGCAGGGTTACTCCAAATTTATTGCACATACTAAATGCTTTCACTGATAGCTCAAATACAATAATAAACACTATTGTTGAATTGAACTCCAATACCATAAATAAATATGAATTAATTACAGAAACGGGCCATCTTAAACTTGATAGGGTAGGTTATTCATCACTTGCTTATCCTTTTGCTTATGGATGTATTCCAAGGACATGGGATGAAGATGGAGATCCGCTTGATGTAGAAATTGTTGGTGTAACTGAGCCATTGATACCCGGATCTATTGTGGAAGCAAGGATTATTGGGTTGATGAAATTTGATGATGGTGGAGAGGTCGATGATAAGGTAATAGCGGTTCTCGCAGATGATAAAAGAATGGATCATATCTCAAGTTATGAAGAACTTGGAGATCATTGGTTAAAAGAAACAATGTATTATTGGGAGCACTACAAAGATCTAAAAAAACCAGGAACATGTACTGTCAATGGTTTTTTTGGGATAGAAGAAGCTGTTAAAGTGATTAATGATTGTGAAGAGAGATACAAAAAAGAAATTGATCCTAAGTTAGTAAATTAACTAATTTTATTTTTCTCTAAATTTTTCAAATATTTCGCTTAGTATTTTTTCGGCACCTTGCTGCTTTAATTTTTTAGCTAGTTCTTTGCCTACTTCTTCGGGATCATTAATATTGCCAATATATTGATCTTTAATAAGCCTTTCTCCATCAAGAGATGCAACCATACCAGTAAGGCAAAGTTGTTCATTCTGAATTTTACTATTCACACCTATTGGTACTTGGCATCCACCTTCAAGCTCTCTTAAAAAAGCCCTTTCTGCTAGACATCTTTGACTGGTGGGTTTATCTTCTAAGGTATTTATAATTTCTAAAACTTTTTTATCATCAGATTTGCATTCAATGCCTAGTGCTCCTTGGCCAACGGCATGAAGGGAAACTTCACTTGGGATAATCTGGTGAATTCTTGATTCAAAGCCTAATCTCTTTAAACCAGCGGCTGCAAGAATTATACAATCAAATTCTCCTGCATCTAATTTTTCAATTCTTGTAATAACATTTCCCCTGATATCTTTGAAAACAAGATGAGGGTACTTATTTCTTAATTGTGCAAGTCTTCTTAGGGAGCTTGTTCCAACAATCGAACCTTCAGGTAAGTTTTCTAATTTATAACAGTCATTTTTTTTGTTTACTACTAAAGCATCTGCAGGATCCTCCCTTTTTGTAATGCATCCTAATTTAAGGCCATTAGGCAAATTGGTTGGTAGATCTTTTAAAGAATGTACTGCTATATCTGCATGGCCTACGAGCATTTGTGCTTCAAGTTCTTTTGTAAATAAGCCTTTGTCGCCTATTTTTGCTAAGGCTACATCAAGGATTTTGTCACCTTGAGTTGCCATAGCTTCTATGGATACCTCTAAATTGGGAATATTCCTTTCTAGTTGATCTTTAACCCATAAAGTTTGAACCATTGCTAGCTTACTTCTTCTACTAGCTATTTTTAGCTTAAAATTAGTCATTAAATATTATTTTGAGTTTGAATTAAAAATTAAGTCGAATTTATTTTAAGCTATTATTTTGCCAGTTTTTAAAGCTAATTATTATACTTAACTTTTTTTATTTTATATATTCTTTTAAAACCCCATTTCGATTTGGATGTCTAAGTTTTCTTAGGGCTTTTGCCTCTATTTGTCTAATTCTTTCTCTCGTCACATCAAAAATCTGGCCAATTTCTTCAAGAGTTTTCATTCTTCCATCATCAATTCCATATCTCAATCTGAGAACATCTCTTTCTCTTGGACTAAGAGTGGCTAATACTCCTTCCAAATCTTCTCTTAGTAAAGTTTTAGAAACATCTTGCTCTGGATTTTCTATATCAGCCTCTATAAAGTCTCCTAGTCTTGAGTCTTCTTCTTTCCCTATTGGAGTTTCTAAAGAAATAGGAAGTTGCGCACTTTTAGCTATAAATCTTAATTTTTCGATTGTCATTTCCATACTTTCAGCGATTTCTTCTTCAGTAGGTTTCCTCCCAAATTCTTGGCTAAGAACTTTTGTGGTTTTTTTAATTCTGGATATTGTCTCGTATAAGTGAACTGGCAATCTAATAGTTCTACTTTGATCCGCAATTGCTCTTGTAATGGCTTGGCGAATCCACCAAGTTGCATAAGTGGAGAACTTATAACCTTTTTCATGGTCGAATTTTTCAGCTGCCCTAATTAGACCCAAACTTCCTTCTTGGATTAAATCTTGAAATGATAAACCTCTGTTCATATATTTTTTAGCAATGGAAACAACTAATCTTAAATTTGATTGAACCATTTTTTCTTTAGCTCTCCGCCCTAAGAGAAGTCTTCTTCTAAATTTGGGAAGAGGCATATCTATTAACTCGGCCCATTCTCTTACAGATGGGAAATGTCCTTTTTCTGACTCATATTGAGTTGCTAGCTCTTCTAATTGGAGTAAGTCAGCAATTTTTCTTGCAAGCTCAATTTCTTCATCTGGTCTTAAAAGTCTAATTCTTCCAATTTCTTGGAGATAAACTCTTATTGAATCTTCAGTGTAGATACCTTTTGGCCCAAGTTTTATATTCCCGAGACCTTTATCTTCTTCAGAATCACTAAATTCATTATTGTTATTTTCAATATTGCTTTCGTTTAACTCAGCAGATGTCTGTAAAGTTTGATTATTTTTATTACTATCTTCTTCAACTACTGTTTCTAAATTTGTATTCATTTTTTTATTGATCTTTTTTTTTGAACTAGGCTTGGAATTCTTTGATTCTGCTGCGACTGGACACATAATTGACTCCTTTCTACGGTGAATTTAACTAGATAAAATTTTATTTAGGGCTAATTTGAACATTTAGTAGTAAAGTCCCCTCAATGTTTAAAAAACTTTTCAAAAAATGAGAATAAGAAAAGTTTTTTAAATTGTTGAAAAATTTAAATAGTGCTATAGATTACCTAAAGTAAAAAGTCTTGGGATTTCTCAGACAGGCAGATCATTTTTGAATTTTCATTAAATGATCAGAGCTTCATGTCTCCCTTAAGAACAGGATACTTACAATGTGCAAAAAACACTTTGTGGAATGTTCAACAATCCAATACTAAGAAAAAGTTTTGAAGCCGGCAAGTAATCAGTTATTAAATATCTCCTATAAATTGGAAATTTTGCTTGATATAGGTAGTAGTAATGAAAGCTTTTACTATTTAGATGGTAATAATCTTGGAGCAGAAGTTGGAGATATTGTAAGTGTGAGACTAAGGGGGAGATTATTGAATGGGTTGGTGATCTCCAAAAAAGACTTTTCGAGAATCAATAATGATGAATCAAATATTGCTGGAGGAAAAAGCATAAGATATTTGTTTGTTGAAAGTATTTTGCAGAAAAAAATAATTGATGAATCTTGGAGAGAATTGATAGACTCACTAGCCTCTTTTTATATGGTTAGTAATTTAAAAATGTTTAAAACTGCTTTTCCTCCTGGCTGGATTGGTAAATATAAAAATTTCTCTAAAGGTTTAAAAGATCAAATATGGATTGAAACAAAAAAAGAATTTGATATTGAGAAAAATGGATTAACCAAAAAAGAATTTTTTTTAATGGATACTTTATCTAAAAAAGGTAATTGGCAAAGTGAATTAATAAAGTCTGGTTTTAATTACACTCTAATTAACTCAATGGTCAGTAAAAATTATCTTCTTAAATCTAAAAGAAAAAAAAATATAAATAGTAAATTAAATTCCTTTTTTAAAGATCATATCGCAACGAAAAAACCAAATCTTACAAATGAGCAAAAAATTGCATTTCAAGAATATCAAATAATGAAACCAGGAGATGCATTACTTCTTTGGGGCGAAACAGGTTCAGGTAAAACAGAAGTGTATATGAGAATTGCTGAAGATCAATTTCTTAAGAAAAAAAGTTGTTTGATATTAGCCCCAGAAATCGGATTAATTCCACAACTTATTGATAGGTTTAGTAGGCGATTTAATAATATTGTTTACGAATATCATAGTAATTGTTCTCCCGATCATAGAACTTTAGTTTGGAAGAAAATTATTAATGCTAATGAACCTTTAATAGTAATAGGTACAAGGTCGGCAGTTTTTCTTCCAATCAAAAATATGGGAGTAATAATAATGGATGAAGAACATGATGTTTCTTATAAGCAAGATAGTCCCATGCCTTGCTATGACGCAAGAGAGATTGCTATTGAAATAGTAAAAAGGAATTCTGCAAAGTTAATTTTTGGGAGTGCAACCCCATCAATGAAGACTTGGAAAAAGTGTATTTTTGAAAGGAATTTTAAATTGGTAAGAATGATTCAAAGGATATCCAGTAATGAGACTCCTGAAATAAAAATTATTGATATGCGGGATGAGTTCAAGAATGGAAATATGAAAATTTTTTCCAATGAATTATTACAATTGCTTCCTCAACTATGCTTAAAAAAAGAGCAAGCAATAATTTTGATCCCTAGGAGGGGGCATAGTGGATTTTTAAGTTGTAGAAATTGCGGATATTTAATAAATTGCCCAAACTGTGACGTCCCTTTATCAGTTCATCTCGGAGCACAAGGAAAAAAATGGTTAAGGTGTCATTGGTGTGATCATAAATCAAGATTGATCAATCGTTGCCCAGATTGTCATTCAACTGCTTTCAAACCTTTTGGAATTGGTACGCAAAGGGTAATAGAGTTTTTAAATGAAGAATTTCCTGACTTAAGAGTACTTCGCTTTGATAGAGATACAACTTCAGGAAAGGATGGTCATAGAGATATTCTTTCAAAGTTTTCTAAAGGTGATGCTGATATTCTTGTCGGTACTCAGATGTTGGCAAAAGGTATTGACATCCCCAATATTACTCTTTCAGTAGTTATTGCAGCGGATGGGTTGCTTCATCGCCCAGATATTTCAGCAGAAGAAAAATCATTACAATTATTTTTGCAAGTAGCAGGAAGGGCCGGAAGGGCACAAAAAAAAGGGAAAGTAATTTTTCAAACATATAAACCTAACCACCCGGTGATTTCGTATCTTCAAAAAAGAGATTATGAAAGATTCTTAATTGAAAACTCCAGATTGAGAAAGGATGCTAATTTATTTCCATTTTGCACAATTTGCCTACTTAAATTATCAGGTGAAAATTATGAATTAACTGAGTCAATTGCAATAAAATTAGCAAAATATCTACTCAGTTTTTGTGAGAAAAAGAATTGGAAATTAATTGGTCCTGCCCCTAGTTTAATAGCTAAAGTCGGTAAAAAATTTAGATGGCAGATATTAATACATGGTCCTGAAGGAACAAAGATACCTTTACCTGATAGATCAATATTATGGAAACTTATTCCAAAAAATGTTTTTTTAACAATAGATGTTAATCCAGCAGAGTTGTAATTACTTTGATGGAAGTTGAGGTAAATCTGAACCTAATTTAAATCTATAGAATCTTAATAAATAAGCCAATATTATAATTATTAAAATAATAGATATCCCAATCAAGAGTTTGTTAGAGCTCCAGAAAGAAAATTCAAGACTATTTATCTGCCCTTGAGTTAAATCCCAAA contains:
- the priA gene encoding primosomal protein N'; this encodes MKPASNQLLNISYKLEILLDIGSSNESFYYLDGNNLGAEVGDIVSVRLRGRLLNGLVISKKDFSRINNDESNIAGGKSIRYLFVESILQKKIIDESWRELIDSLASFYMVSNLKMFKTAFPPGWIGKYKNFSKGLKDQIWIETKKEFDIEKNGLTKKEFFLMDTLSKKGNWQSELIKSGFNYTLINSMVSKNYLLKSKRKKNINSKLNSFFKDHIATKKPNLTNEQKIAFQEYQIMKPGDALLLWGETGSGKTEVYMRIAEDQFLKKKSCLILAPEIGLIPQLIDRFSRRFNNIVYEYHSNCSPDHRTLVWKKIINANEPLIVIGTRSAVFLPIKNMGVIIMDEEHDVSYKQDSPMPCYDAREIAIEIVKRNSAKLIFGSATPSMKTWKKCIFERNFKLVRMIQRISSNETPEIKIIDMRDEFKNGNMKIFSNELLQLLPQLCLKKEQAIILIPRRGHSGFLSCRNCGYLINCPNCDVPLSVHLGAQGKKWLRCHWCDHKSRLINRCPDCHSTAFKPFGIGTQRVIEFLNEEFPDLRVLRFDRDTTSGKDGHRDILSKFSKGDADILVGTQMLAKGIDIPNITLSVVIAADGLLHRPDISAEEKSLQLFLQVAGRAGRAQKKGKVIFQTYKPNHPVISYLQKRDYERFLIENSRLRKDANLFPFCTICLLKLSGENYELTESIAIKLAKYLLSFCEKKNWKLIGPAPSLIAKVGKKFRWQILIHGPEGTKIPLPDRSILWKLIPKNVFLTIDVNPAEL